The following are encoded together in the Sinorhizobium terangae genome:
- a CDS encoding carboxymuconolactone decarboxylase family protein has translation MARAVALTPDQVPAESKPTLDAFTKNIGFTPNMMATFAQSPIAFNAWAALLGSLSKALDVKTRDSIGLAVSEVNGCNYCLTVHSFTAEHMAKLPAGEIILARKGHASDPKRDAAVQFARRVIEARGNVTDADLKAVRDAGYADANVMEIVALVAMYSLTNFFNNVFDPEKDFPAVTPAGSI, from the coding sequence ATGGCGAGAGCTGTAGCCTTAACACCGGACCAGGTGCCGGCCGAATCGAAACCGACCCTCGATGCGTTCACCAAGAACATCGGGTTCACCCCAAACATGATGGCGACCTTCGCGCAGAGCCCGATCGCGTTCAACGCATGGGCCGCCCTGCTGGGCTCCTTGAGCAAGGCGCTCGACGTGAAGACGCGTGACAGCATCGGCCTCGCTGTCTCCGAAGTGAATGGGTGCAACTACTGCCTGACGGTTCACAGCTTTACGGCCGAGCACATGGCCAAGCTGCCGGCCGGTGAAATCATTCTCGCTCGGAAGGGCCATGCCAGCGATCCGAAGCGGGACGCCGCCGTCCAGTTTGCGCGCAGAGTCATCGAGGCCCGCGGCAACGTCACTGACGCCGATCTGAAAGCGGTCCGCGATGCCGGCTATGCGGATGCGAATGTCATGGAGATTGTCGCGCTGGTGGCCATGTACTCCCTGACGAACTTTTTCAACAATGTGTTCGATCCCGAGAAGGACTTTCCCGCCGTTACGCCGGCCGGCTCGATCTGA